Proteins encoded within one genomic window of Spirulina major PCC 6313:
- a CDS encoding glycosyltransferase family 2 protein gives MTVAIAAIICTHNREDYLGKAIDSLLTQDHDDYEVIVVDNASTDRTREIVEARLPHPRLRYCYEAEVGLSAARNRGVRETEAAIITYLDDDAIASPGWLTALEAGFEEDEELAIAGGNVTLIWPDGCTCAPPWLSDGLAANLGAYDLGNQPRAITQHNLTPRGLNYAIRRLFWEQVGGFDRNLGRVGKNLLSNEELRMTELALKRGWHVTYLPAATVAHHVTPERLERRWFLKRGWWQGVSESYREQLTGAGGWGQFPRGGERIVRGLYKSLKYIADPALRFDNLVYAYGQIGYLITSLQGILFPPSFKS, from the coding sequence ATGACGGTGGCGATCGCAGCAATTATCTGTACTCACAATCGAGAAGACTACCTCGGCAAAGCGATCGATAGTCTGCTCACGCAAGATCACGACGATTACGAGGTGATTGTTGTCGATAATGCCTCCACCGATCGCACCCGTGAGATTGTCGAAGCCCGCTTACCCCATCCCCGGCTGCGCTATTGCTACGAGGCAGAGGTGGGACTTTCAGCGGCTCGCAATCGCGGTGTGCGGGAAACCGAAGCGGCGATCATTACCTATCTTGATGATGATGCGATCGCATCTCCCGGCTGGCTGACTGCCTTAGAAGCGGGATTTGAGGAAGACGAGGAGTTAGCGATCGCCGGCGGCAATGTTACGTTAATTTGGCCCGACGGCTGCACCTGCGCCCCCCCCTGGCTCTCCGACGGCCTCGCCGCCAACCTCGGAGCCTACGACCTCGGCAACCAACCCCGCGCCATCACCCAGCACAACCTCACTCCACGGGGCTTAAACTACGCCATCCGTCGCCTCTTTTGGGAACAAGTGGGAGGATTCGATCGCAACCTCGGCCGCGTCGGCAAAAATCTCCTCTCCAACGAAGAACTGCGCATGACCGAACTCGCCCTCAAACGCGGCTGGCACGTCACCTATCTCCCCGCCGCCACCGTTGCCCACCACGTCACCCCCGAACGGCTAGAGCGGCGCTGGTTCCTCAAACGCGGCTGGTGGCAAGGGGTGAGCGAATCCTATCGCGAGCAACTCACTGGCGCGGGCGGCTGGGGCCAATTTCCCAGAGGCGGCGAGCGCATCGTTCGCGGCCTGTATAAATCCCTAAAATACATTGCTGATCCGGCATTGAGGTTTGATAATTTGGTGTATGCCTACGGTCAAATCGGCTATCTCATCACTTCCTTACAGGGCATCCTATTCCCGCCCTCGTTTAAATCCTAA